One genomic window of Candidatus Nitrospira inopinata includes the following:
- a CDS encoding CBS domain-containing protein: MVTVGQLMKKEPVTVDCRTSVIEAAKLMRSFNIASVLVSRQSRIVGMVTESDIVKKVVGADRTPYFVPVEDIMSTPVVGIEERRPLTEAADLMSKHQSLHVGVMKDGTVVGVLSVGDLLRPVSIDEL; this comes from the coding sequence ATGGTCACGGTCGGACAACTGATGAAGAAAGAGCCCGTTACGGTGGACTGCCGAACCTCGGTGATCGAAGCGGCCAAACTGATGAGAAGCTTCAACATCGCCAGCGTCCTCGTGTCCCGCCAATCACGCATCGTCGGCATGGTGACGGAATCCGACATCGTCAAAAAGGTCGTCGGGGCGGACCGCACGCCTTATTTCGTGCCGGTGGAAGACATCATGAGCACCCCGGTGGTCGGCATCGAAGAGCGGCGCCCGTTGACGGAAGCGGCCGATCTCATGAGCAAGCATCAATCGCTGCACGTCGGCGTCATGAAGGACGGCACCGTGGTGGGCGTTCTGTCCGTAGGAGACTTGCTTCGTCCCGTCTCGATCGACGAGCTGTAA
- a CDS encoding PstS family phosphate ABC transporter substrate-binding protein — protein MPFFYAGTRLFIAVMIALTSLEEASWGQIRPSLDPDLASYFYPDDREPISGKLTISGSNTMSPLMQAWVDGLREKHPNLKVTLSGQGSKTGLEALLEHRTEVAALSHRMTAAELSEFVKEYGYEPTEVPVAIDALAVFVHRTNPIAGLSFEELDAIFCQERRRGALDPIDTWGAVGLDGEWFSAPVHLYGRNAQSGTSAFFREEVCQGGPLSSRLTEEPGSASVILEMESDRHGIGFSSIGYRTSYVKPVPIATVKGGRYVEPTFASAADGSYPLRRNLYLYIAKPPKSSPSPAVVELIRFALSRQGQKLALDLGYYPLSSQEIGRTLAKWSRSVSSAQTGSSNQSPPQPGS, from the coding sequence ATGCCGTTCTTTTACGCGGGGACACGGCTCTTCATCGCCGTCATGATCGCCCTGACATCGTTGGAAGAAGCGAGTTGGGGGCAAATCCGCCCTTCTCTCGACCCCGACCTTGCTTCCTACTTCTACCCCGACGATCGTGAGCCGATCTCCGGCAAATTGACGATCTCCGGCTCGAACACCATGAGCCCGTTGATGCAGGCTTGGGTTGACGGCCTCCGCGAGAAACATCCGAACTTGAAGGTGACGCTGTCGGGGCAAGGATCCAAGACGGGCCTCGAAGCTCTGCTCGAACACCGAACCGAAGTCGCGGCGCTTTCTCACCGTATGACCGCGGCCGAACTTTCTGAATTCGTCAAGGAGTACGGCTACGAACCGACCGAGGTGCCGGTCGCCATCGACGCCCTCGCCGTGTTCGTTCATCGGACCAATCCGATCGCCGGCCTATCATTTGAAGAATTGGACGCCATATTTTGCCAGGAACGGCGGCGAGGCGCTCTCGACCCCATCGACACCTGGGGAGCGGTCGGACTCGACGGCGAGTGGTTTTCGGCGCCCGTCCATCTCTATGGGCGAAATGCACAGTCCGGCACCAGCGCGTTTTTCAGGGAAGAGGTGTGCCAAGGCGGACCGTTGAGTTCCCGATTGACGGAGGAGCCCGGTTCCGCCTCGGTGATCCTTGAGATGGAGTCGGATCGGCACGGCATCGGCTTCAGTTCGATCGGCTATCGAACCTCCTACGTGAAACCGGTTCCGATCGCCACAGTGAAGGGAGGACGCTATGTGGAGCCGACCTTCGCAAGCGCCGCGGACGGCTCATATCCTTTGAGGAGGAACCTTTACCTGTACATTGCCAAGCCCCCCAAATCGTCTCCCTCACCGGCCGTCGTTGAATTGATTCGTTTCGCGCTGAGCCGGCAAGGCCAAAAGCTGGCGCTGGATCTGGGCTACTACCCGTTGTCGTCCCAGGAAATCGGGCGCACGCTTGCGAAATGGTCGAGATCGGTGTCCTCCGCTCAGACCGGCTCTTCCAATCAATCCCCTCCGCAACCTGGTTCCTGA
- a CDS encoding aminotransferase class III-fold pyridoxal phosphate-dependent enzyme translates to MFGEFLDRESLERSLEGIEGWSACAGLSRSSACEMGEMGWPDAGIVLGVGLLILLFALLFAKLYRALVILRARSFTPEISRLLAPWVKTSDYSQEAFFTADGADQATAAKRRRALDRLADHFQKHHSQSIAWGDKIRDGLSDLRFTDAGRVPFPFAKVMREKFNLCSVVTASQGPMLRDLDGNWSLDVTGSYGVNVAGYDQYKEWMERGWERVKDLGPVLGPLHPIVAENIAMLKSISKLDEVSFHMSGTEAVMAAIRLARFNTGRKSIVCFAGAYHGWWDGVQPGLGSEREIKDCVTLKDVDSASLEAIRRMKNDVAAVVVNPIQSFHPNSPPPSDAILLTSDIRKTLDAHAPYAQWLTRLREVCTACDIPLIFDEVYSGFRLAPGGAQEYFGVQADLVVYGKTVGGGLPVGVCCGKKDLMRRFDPDHPMRVAYVIGTFSAHPHVMGAMNEFLHWATDPHTRQRYDEANERCAAWAASVNKDFAERSLPLRVVNLATVWTILFQRPGRYNWLLQYYLRAEGVTLSWVGTGRCLSNMAFGPDHYDALRDKLIAAASRMAADGWWPEELDQPERRKAMKSRLTREMIGSIVQIPKPLRTFYAEVMRRKHDDHVASHSHPLNQLLHLLSSSVFIYCYALIFADLTTAVTASLAALFVRQFGHAVIEPPCHDKEELLLGFNTPNKTMIVAAYCAIPIANMLGADAWTWAAFLDKWPTIAQQWWGLTLVVVFGRVAYLAWLHDFRTSMIWFVKLVTDPFTDIKAYVPRSAGGWRAFLPPYSTNQVSPKH, encoded by the coding sequence ATGTTCGGCGAGTTCCTTGACCGCGAGTCCCTTGAACGGTCCCTTGAAGGCATTGAAGGATGGAGCGCCTGCGCCGGTTTGAGCCGGTCCTCGGCGTGCGAGATGGGCGAGATGGGATGGCCCGATGCGGGCATTGTGCTCGGCGTCGGCCTGCTCATTCTTTTGTTCGCGCTCTTGTTCGCGAAACTGTATCGCGCCTTGGTCATCCTCCGGGCCCGTTCGTTCACTCCGGAGATTTCCCGGCTGCTGGCTCCCTGGGTCAAAACCAGCGACTACTCGCAGGAGGCCTTTTTCACAGCCGACGGCGCCGATCAAGCGACGGCGGCCAAACGCCGCCGCGCCCTTGATCGCCTGGCCGACCATTTCCAGAAACACCACTCGCAGTCGATCGCCTGGGGCGACAAGATTCGCGACGGTCTTTCCGATCTCCGGTTCACGGACGCAGGCCGGGTTCCCTTCCCCTTCGCGAAGGTCATGCGGGAGAAGTTCAATCTCTGCTCGGTGGTGACCGCCTCCCAAGGCCCGATGTTGCGGGATCTCGACGGCAACTGGTCGCTGGACGTCACCGGCTCCTACGGCGTGAACGTCGCCGGCTACGATCAATATAAAGAGTGGATGGAGAGAGGATGGGAGCGCGTCAAGGATCTGGGCCCCGTGTTGGGCCCGCTGCACCCGATCGTCGCCGAGAACATCGCCATGCTCAAATCGATCTCGAAGCTGGACGAGGTGTCGTTCCACATGAGCGGCACCGAGGCCGTCATGGCCGCGATCAGGCTCGCGCGATTCAATACGGGTCGAAAATCCATCGTCTGTTTCGCCGGCGCCTACCACGGCTGGTGGGACGGAGTGCAGCCGGGGCTGGGCAGCGAGCGGGAAATCAAGGACTGCGTCACGCTGAAGGACGTCGATTCCGCGTCGCTTGAAGCCATCCGCCGGATGAAAAACGATGTCGCCGCGGTCGTCGTCAATCCGATCCAATCGTTCCATCCCAACTCGCCGCCGCCGAGCGACGCCATCCTCCTCACGAGCGACATCCGAAAGACGCTGGACGCCCATGCGCCCTACGCCCAGTGGCTCACACGACTCCGCGAGGTCTGCACGGCCTGCGACATCCCGCTGATCTTCGACGAAGTGTACTCGGGCTTCCGGCTGGCGCCCGGCGGGGCGCAGGAGTATTTCGGCGTCCAAGCCGATCTCGTCGTCTACGGCAAAACGGTCGGCGGAGGACTGCCGGTCGGCGTCTGTTGCGGGAAAAAAGACCTCATGCGCCGCTTCGACCCCGATCACCCGATGAGAGTGGCTTACGTGATCGGCACGTTTTCAGCCCACCCGCACGTGATGGGGGCGATGAACGAATTCCTGCACTGGGCCACCGATCCGCATACCAGGCAACGCTACGACGAGGCCAACGAGCGCTGCGCCGCGTGGGCGGCGTCGGTGAACAAGGATTTCGCGGAGCGCTCGCTGCCGCTGCGCGTCGTCAATCTGGCGACGGTCTGGACCATCCTGTTTCAACGACCGGGGCGGTACAACTGGCTGCTGCAATACTATCTGCGCGCCGAAGGCGTGACGCTGAGTTGGGTCGGCACCGGCCGATGCCTCAGCAACATGGCCTTCGGGCCGGACCATTACGACGCCCTGCGGGACAAACTGATCGCCGCGGCCTCGCGCATGGCGGCCGACGGCTGGTGGCCGGAGGAACTCGATCAACCGGAACGGAGGAAAGCCATGAAATCGAGACTGACGCGGGAAATGATCGGCAGCATCGTGCAGATCCCCAAGCCGTTGCGAACGTTCTACGCCGAGGTGATGCGTCGCAAACACGACGATCACGTGGCCTCGCACAGCCACCCCCTGAATCAATTGTTGCACCTGCTCAGCTCCAGCGTCTTCATCTACTGCTACGCCTTGATCTTCGCCGACCTCACGACGGCGGTCACCGCCAGTCTCGCCGCGCTGTTCGTCCGACAGTTCGGCCACGCCGTCATCGAGCCGCCCTGCCACGACAAGGAGGAATTGCTGCTCGGCTTCAACACGCCGAATAAGACCATGATCGTCGCGGCCTACTGCGCGATTCCCATCGCCAACATGCTGGGAGCCGACGCCTGGACGTGGGCGGCTTTTCTCGACAAGTGGCCGACCATCGCCCAGCAATGGTGGGGACTGACGCTGGTGGTGGTCTTCGGCCGCGTGGCCTATTTGGCCTGGCTGCATGACTTTCGGACTTCCATGATCTGGTTCGTCAAGCTGGTCACCGATCCGTTTACGGACATCAAGGCCTACGTGCCTCGATCAGCCGGAGGATGGCGCGCGTTTTTGCCGCCCTATTCAACGAATCAAGTAAGCCCGAAACACTGA
- a CDS encoding porin codes for MHQKVCSAGIGVRGIGVIVVGLLVLIGGGEGWGGNLEDLLLENQQISIDQWIRLKAEEEKRQQKELEASRAAGDTPVRERWWEKISIRGYTQVRYNYQIDNDFLRTDQDRSIDENNQFFIRRARLIFSGQPHERVFFYFQPEFAGLIGGVEQAGVVRDLYADVFLTENKEWRIRAGLSKIPFGFENMQSSQNRLAFDRNDAVSSGAPTERDLGLFLYYTPVSVRERFRRLVDSGLKGSGDYGMLGIGVYNGQGINVRDQNKNKHVVFHAMYPHEFPNGQILQIGMDAYTGRYHVSTTPVVPLNPSPVSAGAPLTPIVENEGNYLDERVTWHFVLFPQPFGLQGEYTIGRGPELNRERTHITTGNIRGGYIQVFYNYRCESFCESIIPFVRLQEYYGGKKAQANAPRNTVREAEIGVEYRFNRALELTVAYAWTQRTSPESATIPASCADPGVTGITCAQTPYRLQSGDQLRFQLQWNF; via the coding sequence ATGCATCAAAAGGTTTGCTCGGCCGGGATTGGAGTGCGGGGGATCGGCGTCATCGTCGTCGGCCTGTTGGTTTTGATCGGGGGCGGCGAAGGATGGGGGGGAAATCTTGAAGACCTGCTCTTGGAAAATCAGCAGATCTCGATCGATCAATGGATCAGACTGAAGGCGGAAGAAGAAAAGCGGCAGCAAAAAGAATTGGAGGCCAGCCGGGCGGCCGGTGATACGCCGGTCCGCGAACGGTGGTGGGAGAAGATCAGCATCAGAGGGTATACGCAGGTCCGATATAACTACCAGATCGACAACGATTTCCTGCGAACCGATCAGGATCGGTCGATCGATGAGAATAATCAGTTTTTTATCCGACGCGCGCGGTTGATCTTCAGCGGCCAGCCGCACGAGCGGGTCTTTTTCTACTTTCAACCGGAATTCGCCGGGTTGATCGGAGGGGTCGAGCAGGCCGGCGTCGTTCGAGACCTGTACGCCGACGTCTTTCTGACGGAGAATAAAGAATGGCGTATCAGGGCCGGGCTGTCCAAGATTCCGTTCGGGTTCGAGAACATGCAGTCGAGCCAAAACCGGCTGGCCTTCGATCGGAACGACGCGGTGAGCAGCGGAGCTCCGACCGAGCGCGATCTGGGGTTGTTTCTTTACTACACGCCGGTGTCCGTGCGGGAACGGTTTCGCCGACTCGTTGACAGCGGGCTCAAGGGGTCGGGCGATTACGGGATGTTGGGGATCGGGGTCTATAACGGCCAAGGGATCAATGTCCGGGATCAGAATAAGAACAAGCACGTGGTGTTTCACGCCATGTATCCACACGAGTTTCCCAACGGACAGATTTTGCAGATCGGCATGGACGCTTACACCGGCCGGTACCACGTGTCGACAACGCCGGTGGTGCCGCTCAATCCTTCGCCCGTCTCGGCGGGAGCGCCCCTGACGCCGATCGTGGAAAACGAGGGCAACTATTTGGACGAGCGGGTGACGTGGCACTTCGTGCTCTTTCCTCAGCCGTTCGGCCTGCAGGGCGAATATACGATCGGGCGCGGGCCTGAGCTGAATCGAGAGAGGACTCACATTACGACGGGAAACATTCGCGGCGGCTATATCCAAGTGTTCTATAACTATCGCTGCGAGAGTTTTTGCGAAAGCATCATCCCCTTCGTGCGCCTGCAGGAATACTACGGCGGCAAGAAGGCTCAGGCCAACGCCCCGCGAAACACCGTGCGGGAAGCGGAAATAGGCGTGGAATATCGTTTCAACAGGGCGCTCGAATTGACGGTGGCCTACGCCTGGACTCAGCGGACGTCGCCGGAGTCCGCCACGATCCCCGCGTCCTGCGCCGATCCCGGCGTCACCGGCATCACGTGCGCGCAGACTCCTTATCGATTGCAATCCGGAGACCAGCTCAGATTCCAGTTGCAATGGAATTTTTGA
- a CDS encoding glycosyltransferase family 4 protein: MKITIATDAWLPQVNGVVRTLGHTVDHLRALGHDVRLITPRDFRTYPCPTYPSIRLALFPKPGVKRALKEFRPHAVHIATEGPIGHAARALCRKRSLPFTTSYHTQFPEYVRARCPIPVDWSYAYLRRFHGRAVRTMIATESMRSLLRERGFKSLEIWARGVDSTLFRPGSKSLLADPRPISMYMGRVAVEKNVEAFLQLDLPGSKYVVGDGPDLEPLRRRYPDVRFTGRKSGQELAAYLAAADVFVFPSLTDTFGLVLLEAMACGVPVAAYPVTGPIDVVQQGKTGVLDYDLRRAVLGALTLDPADCVAYARQQSWRNCTERFLSLLAPFDEDRWG; this comes from the coding sequence ATGAAAATCACGATCGCGACTGATGCCTGGCTGCCACAGGTCAACGGCGTCGTGCGCACGCTCGGACACACGGTCGATCATCTCCGAGCGTTAGGGCACGACGTGCGGCTCATCACCCCACGAGATTTCAGGACATATCCCTGCCCCACCTATCCCTCGATCCGTCTTGCGCTGTTTCCCAAACCGGGCGTGAAGCGGGCGCTGAAAGAGTTCCGGCCCCACGCCGTTCACATCGCCACCGAAGGACCCATCGGCCACGCGGCGCGAGCCTTGTGCCGAAAACGGTCGTTGCCGTTCACGACCTCGTACCATACTCAATTCCCGGAGTACGTCCGGGCGCGATGTCCGATCCCCGTGGATTGGTCGTACGCCTATCTGCGCCGATTTCACGGCCGCGCCGTCCGGACCATGATCGCCACGGAGTCGATGCGGAGCCTCTTGCGCGAGCGGGGATTCAAAAGCCTGGAAATCTGGGCGAGGGGCGTGGATTCGACTCTGTTTCGGCCGGGATCCAAATCGCTGCTGGCCGATCCCAGGCCCATCTCCATGTACATGGGGCGGGTGGCGGTCGAAAAGAACGTCGAGGCATTCTTACAGCTCGATCTGCCGGGCTCCAAGTACGTGGTGGGAGATGGTCCTGATCTGGAGCCGCTGCGCCGTCGATATCCCGACGTCCGGTTTACGGGGAGGAAATCGGGACAGGAGCTGGCGGCATACCTTGCGGCGGCCGACGTTTTCGTTTTTCCCAGCCTCACCGATACGTTCGGCTTAGTTCTGTTGGAGGCCATGGCCTGCGGCGTGCCGGTCGCGGCCTATCCGGTGACCGGCCCGATCGACGTCGTTCAACAGGGCAAGACCGGCGTGCTCGACTACGACTTGCGCCGGGCCGTTCTCGGCGCGCTCACGCTCGATCCGGCCGATTGCGTGGCCTACGCCCGGCAACAGTCCTGGCGCAACTGCACGGAACGATTTCTCTCGTTGTTGGCGCCGTTTGATGAAGACCGGTGGGGATAG
- a CDS encoding response regulator transcription factor, which produces MMQSRPSSVVAARETILIFSRSEPFVESIKRTFDTNGYQSTSVVTLGAALSAVKEPGAALIIIDRRLGDAGTIHQLRDASAAPIIAVQDAVDSCTDEECLQDYERDIDLVVCTKSPRELLARARAILRRRLPRSESHHSYQVGKVKMDVDRHEVSVGGRLVELTPKEFQILRQFLESPNRLFSRQEMLNKVWGEGYALEEHALDVHIHSLRQKIESDPARPRLIVTVRGIGYKLRG; this is translated from the coding sequence ATGATGCAGTCCAGGCCCTCATCGGTAGTCGCCGCGCGAGAGACGATTCTCATCTTCTCCCGTTCCGAACCGTTCGTGGAGTCGATCAAGCGGACCTTTGACACGAACGGCTATCAGAGCACAAGCGTGGTGACGCTCGGCGCGGCGCTCTCAGCCGTGAAAGAACCGGGCGCGGCGCTGATCATTATCGACCGTCGACTCGGCGATGCCGGGACGATCCATCAACTTCGCGACGCGAGCGCGGCGCCGATTATCGCTGTACAGGATGCCGTGGACTCCTGCACGGACGAAGAATGTCTTCAAGATTACGAACGAGACATCGATCTTGTCGTCTGCACCAAAAGTCCCCGCGAACTGCTGGCCCGCGCGCGGGCGATCCTGCGCCGCCGGCTTCCACGAAGCGAGTCGCATCATTCTTACCAGGTCGGCAAGGTAAAAATGGACGTGGATCGCCACGAGGTGAGTGTCGGCGGACGGTTGGTCGAGTTGACTCCGAAAGAGTTTCAAATCCTCCGGCAGTTTTTGGAGTCCCCCAATCGCTTGTTCTCTCGCCAAGAGATGCTGAACAAAGTCTGGGGCGAAGGCTATGCTCTTGAAGAGCACGCGCTCGACGTCCATATCCATTCCCTGCGGCAAAAAATCGAATCCGATCCGGCCCGCCCGAGGCTGATCGTCACCGTCCGCGGTATCGGCTACAAACTGCGCGGATGA